Proteins from a single region of Oncorhynchus tshawytscha isolate Ot180627B linkage group LG03, Otsh_v2.0, whole genome shotgun sequence:
- the LOC121841072 gene encoding bifunctional endo-1,4-beta-xylanase XylA-like — MEWKEKSEKKDWKVEKDWKKETPERWSDSKEWKKGKDEWKGKEETNQKKGGWVEGRDEWKGEKNGKEETNQRKGGWNEGRDEWKGEKNGKEETNQKKGGWNEGRDEWKGEKNGKEDNNRRKGGWNEGRDEWKGEKNGKEETNQKKGGWNEGWDEWKGEKNGKEETNQKKGGWNEGRDEWKGEKNGKEETNQKKGGWNEGRDEWKGEKNGKEDNNRRKGGWNEGRDEWKGEKNGKEDNNRRKGGWNEGWDEWKGEKNGKEDNNQRKGGWNEGWDEWKGEKNGKEDNNRRKGGWNEGWDEWKGEKNGKEDNNQRKGGWNEGRDEWKGGEWKNDKDDYKDLGKGWKERGEKREWKGEKDWTKKDRKKDVSKEWKSKDNRRENEWSDGNRKMEGLKEERNGGNWKKDRGNDKYEKDHHHYYSKEGQKEWRRREKGPPQTHRRPPLEQPDYWSYQRERLQHKPNPQTHCSSVEACAQAEGLLPVTMPEFEALLLGYLVKAERVGMEASKREELSKLTKEFFSDGVFVHDQMSFKDFVEDVEDILEDMVEDEEVEEEVDDFEEEAMNRFSVPGGGEREKWKKDSGRGRV, encoded by the exons ATGGAATGGAAGGAGAAGAGTGAGAAAAAAGACTGGAAGGTGGAGAAAGATTGGAAAAAGGAAACACCTGAAAGATGGAGTGATAGCAAGGAGTGGAAGAAAGGCAAGGATGAGTGGAAGGGAAAAGAGGAGACCAATCAAAAGAAAGGAGGTTGG GTTGAGGGCAGGgatgagtggaagggagagaagaaTGGAAAAGAGGAGACCAATCAAAGAAAAGGAGGTTGGAATGAGGGCCGGgatgagtggaagggagagaagaaTGGAAAAGAGGAGACCAATCAAAAGAAAGGAGGTTGGAATGAGGGCCGGgatgagtggaagggagagaagaaTGGAAAAGAGGACAACAATCGAAGAAAAGGAGGTTGGAATGAGGGCCGGgatgagtggaagggagagaagaaTGGAAAAGAGGAGACCAATCAAAAGAAAGGAGGTTGGAATGAGGGCTGGgatgagtggaagggagagaagaaTGGAAAAGAGGAGACCAATCAAAAGAAAGGAGGTTGGAATGAGGGCAGGgatgagtggaagggagagaagaaTGGAAAAGAGGAGACCAATCAAAAGAAAGGAGGTTGGAATGAGGGCCGGgatgagtggaagggagagaagaaTGGAAAAGAGGACAACAATCGAAGAAAAGGAGGTTGGAATGAGGGCAGGgatgagtggaagggagagaagaaTGGAAAAGAGGACAACAATCGAAGAAAAGGAGGTTGGAATGAGGGCTGGgatgagtggaagggagagaagaaTGGAAAAGAGGACAACAATCAAAGAAAAGGAGGTTGGAATGAGGGCTGGgatgagtggaagggagagaagaaTGGAAAAGAGGACAACAATCGAAGAAAAGGAGGTTGGAATGAGGGCTGGgatgagtggaagggagagaagaaTGGAAAAGAGGACAACAATCAAAGAAAAGGAGGTTGGAATGAGGGCCGGGATGAGTGGAAGGGAGGGGAGTGGAAGAACGACAAGGATGACTATAAGGACCTTGGCaaaggatggaaggagagaggagagaaaagggagtggaagggagagaaagattggacaaagaaagacagaaagaaagacgtCAGTAAAGAGTGGAAGAGTAAGGACAACAGGAGAGAAAATGAGTGGTCGGATGGAAATAGAAAGATGGAAGGattgaaggaggagagaaacggTGGGAACTGGAAAAAGGACCGGGGGAATGACAAGTACGAGAAggaccaccaccactactactctaaGGAAGGGCAGaaagagtggagaaggagagaaaagggcCCTCCCCAAACCCACCGAAGACCCCCCCTTGAGCAACCTGACTACTGGAGTTACCAGAGAGAACGACTGCAGCACAAACCCAACCCTCAAACCCACTGCAGTTCAGTGGAGGCCTGCGCCCAGGCAGAGGGGCTGCTCCCTGTCACCATGCCGGAGTTTGAGGCCCTGCTCCTGGGTTACCTGGTCAAGGCAGAGAGGGTGGGGATGGAGGCCTCCAAGAGGGAGGAGCTCAGTAAGCTAACCAAGGAGTTCTTCAGTGACGGAGTGTTCGTTCACGACCAGATGAGCTTCAAGGACTTTGTGGAGGATGTGGAGGACATCTTAGAGGATatggtggaggatgaggaggtagaggaggaggtggatgaCTTTGAGGAAGAGGCAATGAACAGGTTTTCAGTtccagggggaggagagagggagaagtggaagAAGGATAGTGGGAGAGGACGGGTGTAA
- the LOC112242615 gene encoding pre-B-cell leukemia transcription factor-interacting protein 1-like isoform X3 — MSDSSGAANSSSWTVLTAEETVAETLRPVAEGTEHHEDTPSHTAAETPTESRPGEDAVSAEESHSVKLQQETQETQPERDKDYTPVVESPTHDLPFDPASDSTPALDSTSASVAPLSSLLEVPAPTGLDSDTHSQSRSLPGNPAPPISDPDSFSDSYTHISSSPDLEEPPALLLNTEPPEEVGLVQEAEGYIQDVHHHYEEGLGKEEEESDLSKVRAKTDSHLEVVGEEEEGVSGVRRRRGSLLAALERIGRKEEEEEEEEDEFRIPQQRKQEETGFSLNKCILGAVILLGLGTIFFSGVFMDLDDEGDYDARELRETEVVGKQEWLNPEVPLPPPVEVDRTDQLNKLAKEDPRIAVLQAQLLAQKEELKVAQKEAEDGGKERKKREEVEKEHAKDAAPPPVSASVLPPSGQAGDDSQNTAGTMESEGKKPGKGVKKELKEEETGWNKGGKTDWNKGGKTDWNKGGKTDWNKREDGLE; from the exons ATGTCTGACAGCAGTGGTGCTGCCAACAGCAGTAGCTGGACTGTCCTCACAGCTGAG gaGACTGTTGCTGAGACACTGAGGCCTGTAGCGGAAGGAACAGAACACCATGAAGATACACCCAGTCATACTGCTGCGGAGACACCTACAG agAGTAGGCCTGGGGAGGATGCTGTGTCTGCTGAAGAGTCTCACTCTGTGAAGCTACAGCAG GAGACCCAGGAAacacaaccagagagagacaaggatTACACCCCTGTTGTAGAGAGTCCCACCCATGACCTTCCTTTTGACCCTGCCTCTGACTCCACCCCTGCCCTTGACTCCACCTCTGCTAGTGTTGCTCCTCTGAGCTCTCTGTTAGAAGTCCCTGCCCCCACAGGGCTTGACTCAGATACACACAGCCAATCCAGAAGCCTCCCTGGGAACCCAGCCCCTCCCATCTCTGACCCTGATTCGTTCTCTGACTCCTACACCCACATTAGCTCCTCCCCCGACCTTGAAGAGCCCCCAGCCTTGCTGCTCAACACTGAGCCACCGGAAGAGGTGGGGCTTGTACAGGAAGCGGAGGGGTATATACAGGATGTGCATCATCATTATGAGGAGGGGCttgggaaggaagaggaggagtctgATCTGTCTAAGGTCAGGGCCAAAACAG ACTCCCATCTggaggtggtgggggaggaggaggaaggggtgtctggggtgaggaggaggagggggtctcTCCTGGCAGCTCTGGAGCGGAtcgggaggaaggaggaggaagaggaggaggaggaggatgagttcCGGATTCCGCAACAAAGAAAACAAGAAGAGACTGGTTTCTCTCTCAACAAGTGCATCCTGGGAGCTGTCATACTGCTGGGCCTCGGAACCATCTtcttctcag GTGTCTTCATGGACCTGGATGatg AGGGGGACTATGATGCCAGGGAGCTGAGAGAAACAGAGGTGGTGGGAAAACAG GAATGGCTGAATCCTGAGGTTCCTCTTCCACCACCTGTAGAAGTTGACCGTACAGACCAACTGAATAAACTGGCTAAAGAAGACCCACGGATAGCTGTACTGCAAGCCCAACTCCTG GCACAGAAAGAGGAGCTAAAAGTAGCACAGAAGGAGgcggaggatggagggaaggagagaaagaagagggaggaggtggagaaggagcaCG CCAAGGATGCAGCTCCACCTccagtctctgcctctgtcctgcCCCCCTCTGGCCAAGCTGGGGATGACAGCCAGAACACAGCAGGAACGATGGAGAGTGAGGGCAAGAAACCAGGGAAGGGAGTGAAAAAAGAGTTGAAGGAAGAGGAGACGGGTTGGAATAAGGGAGGGAAGACGGATTGGAATAAGGGAGGGAAGACGGATTGGAATAAGGGAGGGAAGACGGATTGGAATAAGAGGGAAGACGGATTGGAATAA
- the LOC112242615 gene encoding pre-B-cell leukemia transcription factor-interacting protein 1-like isoform X2, translating to MSDSSGAANSSSWTVLTAEETVAETLRPVAEGTEHHEDTPSHTAAETPTESRPGEDAVSAEESHSVKLQQETQETQPERDKDYTPVVESPTHDLPFDPASDSTPALDSTSASVAPLSSLLEVPAPTGLDSDTHSQSRSLPGNPAPPISDPDSFSDSYTHISSSPDLEEPPALLLNTEPPEEVGLVQEAEGYIQDVHHHYEEGLGKEEEESDLSKVRAKTDSHLEVVGEEEEGVSGVRRRRGSLLAALERIGRKEEEEEEEEDEFRIPQQRKQEETGFSLNKCILGAVILLGLGTIFFSEGDYDARELRETEVVGKQEWLNPEVPLPPPVEVDRTDQLNKLAKEDPRIAVLQAQLLAQKEELKVAQKEAEDGGKERKKREEVEKEHGRLKKEMMSLPVLQKENERMKRELESVPVLQKDLETLRATVTELKHSTAKDAAPPPVSASVLPPSGQAGDDSQNTAGTMESEGKKPGKGVKKELKEEETGWNKGGKTDWNKGGKTDWNKGGKTDWNKREDGLE from the exons ATGTCTGACAGCAGTGGTGCTGCCAACAGCAGTAGCTGGACTGTCCTCACAGCTGAG gaGACTGTTGCTGAGACACTGAGGCCTGTAGCGGAAGGAACAGAACACCATGAAGATACACCCAGTCATACTGCTGCGGAGACACCTACAG agAGTAGGCCTGGGGAGGATGCTGTGTCTGCTGAAGAGTCTCACTCTGTGAAGCTACAGCAG GAGACCCAGGAAacacaaccagagagagacaaggatTACACCCCTGTTGTAGAGAGTCCCACCCATGACCTTCCTTTTGACCCTGCCTCTGACTCCACCCCTGCCCTTGACTCCACCTCTGCTAGTGTTGCTCCTCTGAGCTCTCTGTTAGAAGTCCCTGCCCCCACAGGGCTTGACTCAGATACACACAGCCAATCCAGAAGCCTCCCTGGGAACCCAGCCCCTCCCATCTCTGACCCTGATTCGTTCTCTGACTCCTACACCCACATTAGCTCCTCCCCCGACCTTGAAGAGCCCCCAGCCTTGCTGCTCAACACTGAGCCACCGGAAGAGGTGGGGCTTGTACAGGAAGCGGAGGGGTATATACAGGATGTGCATCATCATTATGAGGAGGGGCttgggaaggaagaggaggagtctgATCTGTCTAAGGTCAGGGCCAAAACAG ACTCCCATCTggaggtggtgggggaggaggaggaaggggtgtctggggtgaggaggaggagggggtctcTCCTGGCAGCTCTGGAGCGGAtcgggaggaaggaggaggaagaggaggaggaggaggatgagttcCGGATTCCGCAACAAAGAAAACAAGAAGAGACTGGTTTCTCTCTCAACAAGTGCATCCTGGGAGCTGTCATACTGCTGGGCCTCGGAACCATCTtcttctcag AGGGGGACTATGATGCCAGGGAGCTGAGAGAAACAGAGGTGGTGGGAAAACAG GAATGGCTGAATCCTGAGGTTCCTCTTCCACCACCTGTAGAAGTTGACCGTACAGACCAACTGAATAAACTGGCTAAAGAAGACCCACGGATAGCTGTACTGCAAGCCCAACTCCTG GCACAGAAAGAGGAGCTAAAAGTAGCACAGAAGGAGgcggaggatggagggaaggagagaaagaagagggaggaggtggagaaggagcaCGGTAGGCTGAAGAAAGAGATGATGTCGCTCCCTGTCCTTCAGAAGGAGAacgagaggatgaagagagagctgGAGTCTGTTCCTGTCTTACAGAAGGATCTAGAGACACTCAGAGCCACAGTGACTGAACTaaaacacagcacag CCAAGGATGCAGCTCCACCTccagtctctgcctctgtcctgcCCCCCTCTGGCCAAGCTGGGGATGACAGCCAGAACACAGCAGGAACGATGGAGAGTGAGGGCAAGAAACCAGGGAAGGGAGTGAAAAAAGAGTTGAAGGAAGAGGAGACGGGTTGGAATAAGGGAGGGAAGACGGATTGGAATAAGGGAGGGAAGACGGATTGGAATAAGGGAGGGAAGACGGATTGGAATAAGAGGGAAGACGGATTGGAATAA
- the LOC112242615 gene encoding pre-B-cell leukemia transcription factor-interacting protein 1-like isoform X1 — protein sequence MSDSSGAANSSSWTVLTAEETVAETLRPVAEGTEHHEDTPSHTAAETPTESRPGEDAVSAEESHSVKLQQETQETQPERDKDYTPVVESPTHDLPFDPASDSTPALDSTSASVAPLSSLLEVPAPTGLDSDTHSQSRSLPGNPAPPISDPDSFSDSYTHISSSPDLEEPPALLLNTEPPEEVGLVQEAEGYIQDVHHHYEEGLGKEEEESDLSKVRAKTDSHLEVVGEEEEGVSGVRRRRGSLLAALERIGRKEEEEEEEEDEFRIPQQRKQEETGFSLNKCILGAVILLGLGTIFFSGVFMDLDDEGDYDARELRETEVVGKQEWLNPEVPLPPPVEVDRTDQLNKLAKEDPRIAVLQAQLLAQKEELKVAQKEAEDGGKERKKREEVEKEHGRLKKEMMSLPVLQKENERMKRELESVPVLQKDLETLRATVTELKHSTAKDAAPPPVSASVLPPSGQAGDDSQNTAGTMESEGKKPGKGVKKELKEEETGWNKGGKTDWNKGGKTDWNKGGKTDWNKREDGLE from the exons ATGTCTGACAGCAGTGGTGCTGCCAACAGCAGTAGCTGGACTGTCCTCACAGCTGAG gaGACTGTTGCTGAGACACTGAGGCCTGTAGCGGAAGGAACAGAACACCATGAAGATACACCCAGTCATACTGCTGCGGAGACACCTACAG agAGTAGGCCTGGGGAGGATGCTGTGTCTGCTGAAGAGTCTCACTCTGTGAAGCTACAGCAG GAGACCCAGGAAacacaaccagagagagacaaggatTACACCCCTGTTGTAGAGAGTCCCACCCATGACCTTCCTTTTGACCCTGCCTCTGACTCCACCCCTGCCCTTGACTCCACCTCTGCTAGTGTTGCTCCTCTGAGCTCTCTGTTAGAAGTCCCTGCCCCCACAGGGCTTGACTCAGATACACACAGCCAATCCAGAAGCCTCCCTGGGAACCCAGCCCCTCCCATCTCTGACCCTGATTCGTTCTCTGACTCCTACACCCACATTAGCTCCTCCCCCGACCTTGAAGAGCCCCCAGCCTTGCTGCTCAACACTGAGCCACCGGAAGAGGTGGGGCTTGTACAGGAAGCGGAGGGGTATATACAGGATGTGCATCATCATTATGAGGAGGGGCttgggaaggaagaggaggagtctgATCTGTCTAAGGTCAGGGCCAAAACAG ACTCCCATCTggaggtggtgggggaggaggaggaaggggtgtctggggtgaggaggaggagggggtctcTCCTGGCAGCTCTGGAGCGGAtcgggaggaaggaggaggaagaggaggaggaggaggatgagttcCGGATTCCGCAACAAAGAAAACAAGAAGAGACTGGTTTCTCTCTCAACAAGTGCATCCTGGGAGCTGTCATACTGCTGGGCCTCGGAACCATCTtcttctcag GTGTCTTCATGGACCTGGATGatg AGGGGGACTATGATGCCAGGGAGCTGAGAGAAACAGAGGTGGTGGGAAAACAG GAATGGCTGAATCCTGAGGTTCCTCTTCCACCACCTGTAGAAGTTGACCGTACAGACCAACTGAATAAACTGGCTAAAGAAGACCCACGGATAGCTGTACTGCAAGCCCAACTCCTG GCACAGAAAGAGGAGCTAAAAGTAGCACAGAAGGAGgcggaggatggagggaaggagagaaagaagagggaggaggtggagaaggagcaCGGTAGGCTGAAGAAAGAGATGATGTCGCTCCCTGTCCTTCAGAAGGAGAacgagaggatgaagagagagctgGAGTCTGTTCCTGTCTTACAGAAGGATCTAGAGACACTCAGAGCCACAGTGACTGAACTaaaacacagcacag CCAAGGATGCAGCTCCACCTccagtctctgcctctgtcctgcCCCCCTCTGGCCAAGCTGGGGATGACAGCCAGAACACAGCAGGAACGATGGAGAGTGAGGGCAAGAAACCAGGGAAGGGAGTGAAAAAAGAGTTGAAGGAAGAGGAGACGGGTTGGAATAAGGGAGGGAAGACGGATTGGAATAAGGGAGGGAAGACGGATTGGAATAAGGGAGGGAAGACGGATTGGAATAAGAGGGAAGACGGATTGGAATAA
- the LOC112242615 gene encoding pre-B-cell leukemia transcription factor-interacting protein 1-like isoform X4 yields the protein MKIHPVILLRRHLQETQETQPERDKDYTPVVESPTHDLPFDPASDSTPALDSTSASVAPLSSLLEVPAPTGLDSDTHSQSRSLPGNPAPPISDPDSFSDSYTHISSSPDLEEPPALLLNTEPPEEVGLVQEAEGYIQDVHHHYEEGLGKEEEESDLSKVRAKTDSHLEVVGEEEEGVSGVRRRRGSLLAALERIGRKEEEEEEEEDEFRIPQQRKQEETGFSLNKCILGAVILLGLGTIFFSGVFMDLDDEGDYDARELRETEVVGKQEWLNPEVPLPPPVEVDRTDQLNKLAKEDPRIAVLQAQLLAQKEELKVAQKEAEDGGKERKKREEVEKEHGRLKKEMMSLPVLQKENERMKRELESVPVLQKDLETLRATVTELKHSTAKDAAPPPVSASVLPPSGQAGDDSQNTAGTMESEGKKPGKGVKKELKEEETGWNKGGKTDWNKGGKTDWNKGGKTDWNKREDGLE from the exons ATGAAGATACACCCAGTCATACTGCTGCGGAGACACCTACAG GAGACCCAGGAAacacaaccagagagagacaaggatTACACCCCTGTTGTAGAGAGTCCCACCCATGACCTTCCTTTTGACCCTGCCTCTGACTCCACCCCTGCCCTTGACTCCACCTCTGCTAGTGTTGCTCCTCTGAGCTCTCTGTTAGAAGTCCCTGCCCCCACAGGGCTTGACTCAGATACACACAGCCAATCCAGAAGCCTCCCTGGGAACCCAGCCCCTCCCATCTCTGACCCTGATTCGTTCTCTGACTCCTACACCCACATTAGCTCCTCCCCCGACCTTGAAGAGCCCCCAGCCTTGCTGCTCAACACTGAGCCACCGGAAGAGGTGGGGCTTGTACAGGAAGCGGAGGGGTATATACAGGATGTGCATCATCATTATGAGGAGGGGCttgggaaggaagaggaggagtctgATCTGTCTAAGGTCAGGGCCAAAACAG ACTCCCATCTggaggtggtgggggaggaggaggaaggggtgtctggggtgaggaggaggagggggtctcTCCTGGCAGCTCTGGAGCGGAtcgggaggaaggaggaggaagaggaggaggaggaggatgagttcCGGATTCCGCAACAAAGAAAACAAGAAGAGACTGGTTTCTCTCTCAACAAGTGCATCCTGGGAGCTGTCATACTGCTGGGCCTCGGAACCATCTtcttctcag GTGTCTTCATGGACCTGGATGatg AGGGGGACTATGATGCCAGGGAGCTGAGAGAAACAGAGGTGGTGGGAAAACAG GAATGGCTGAATCCTGAGGTTCCTCTTCCACCACCTGTAGAAGTTGACCGTACAGACCAACTGAATAAACTGGCTAAAGAAGACCCACGGATAGCTGTACTGCAAGCCCAACTCCTG GCACAGAAAGAGGAGCTAAAAGTAGCACAGAAGGAGgcggaggatggagggaaggagagaaagaagagggaggaggtggagaaggagcaCGGTAGGCTGAAGAAAGAGATGATGTCGCTCCCTGTCCTTCAGAAGGAGAacgagaggatgaagagagagctgGAGTCTGTTCCTGTCTTACAGAAGGATCTAGAGACACTCAGAGCCACAGTGACTGAACTaaaacacagcacag CCAAGGATGCAGCTCCACCTccagtctctgcctctgtcctgcCCCCCTCTGGCCAAGCTGGGGATGACAGCCAGAACACAGCAGGAACGATGGAGAGTGAGGGCAAGAAACCAGGGAAGGGAGTGAAAAAAGAGTTGAAGGAAGAGGAGACGGGTTGGAATAAGGGAGGGAAGACGGATTGGAATAAGGGAGGGAAGACGGATTGGAATAAGGGAGGGAAGACGGATTGGAATAAGAGGGAAGACGGATTGGAATAA